DNA sequence from the Callithrix jacchus isolate 240 chromosome 13, calJac240_pri, whole genome shotgun sequence genome:
gtccttggcttcccaaaactTGTGAGATAAACTCAAATGAATGGTATGATGTGTGAGGCTCTTCGTAACCTGGATCTCACATATTTCTCTACTTCATTTCTCATCAGTACCTACATGCTCCTTTCTTTCATTCACTGTTCCTCTGGAAAGCCTTTGACAATGCACCTCCCCAAGCTGTCTCTTTGTCCAAGCTGTCACAGCGATTCCTTCCACTCTGTGGTGGCATTGCAGTGGTTGAATCAGGTGTCCCTTTTCCCACTTTGCTTGTTGCTGTTTGAGTGAGAGACTGTTACCAGTGCTTAGCTCACACTTGTGGTCAACAAGTACTGAGCCAATAAATTATGTTCAGTCTTCTGTCAATAATAAAGATGAATAAGCACAAAATTTTACCTAAAAAACAGGTGAGCAAAAACACATACACAGGCCAGACATGGAGTTTAGCTACCTCCAACTTAGAATACATTATTTGCAAAAGGCCCTTTGTCTTTCTCTAAATctggtttattctttcttttttgtttaactcTAGAATTTTCTGGATATATTCAAAAGTAGTAGAATAGATTAAGTTAATTGTTAATCACTGGTTAAATCTTCCATGCCCACTTGCGCCTGATTGAGTCTTCGGTTTCTCAaggaatgtattttctttctagctttattttgaaatgaactgTTCCATTTTCCCCTGGAAAACTATATCTTTCcttaagttttttaaaacaagatgtATGCTAGGATTTCATTGAACCTCAATTGACAGAAAATTCAACACACAAGGTTTAAACTCTTGGTATTCTTCTTCCACAATAGGAATTCTGGAGGTGGGCAGAGGCCAAGCCTGATGTGGCTTTAGGAGAAAGTTTCAGGGACTCACTCTCTCTTCTGCTCTGTCGTCTTTACTTCCCTGACTTACTTCCTCATGCTCACAAGCTGATTCAGACATTAAACACACGATGCAGGCAAGAGAAAGCAGGATTGACAGAGGGGGAAGAGTAAATCTTCTCTTTCTGAGGTTCTGGCATTTTTCTCATGAaggaaagctttttctttctcactggCCACAATTATTTTATGCTATAAACAGGTGAAGAATTCCGTTTTGCTTTCTAGTCTTTACACACAAAAAACCCAAGTTGCAATTAGTGGTAAGTGTACCAACCTATGTACTTTCTCAAAGGGCACAGAGTTTGAGATgttagaaattttcattttaattctttaattacAAAATGAAGTAAAACTTATGTATATAATTGCATATTTAGTGAATCATTCAGTTACTACAAATGACCAAGTGTGGATCCTTTTATATTGCAAGACTAGAGGTTTTGGAAACTGAAAGTGGGGAGAGGAATTTCCTAGACCAGTAGTTGGCAAACTATGCCCAATGGTCAGATCCAGTCCATcgtttattttcataaataaagttttattgaaacacagctatGTTCATATGCTAAAATGCTGTCTATACGTGCtttcattttaaacagcaaagttAAGTTCCATTGAGTGTCCCTAActtgaaaattcaaaatctgaaatgctcaaaAGATCTGAAACTTTTCTACCACCAACATGATGCTCAAATAAAATGGTCAATGAAGCATCGTGCATTTCAGATTTtaagattagggatgctcaaccagcaggtataatgcaaatatttgaaaatctgaaaaaaatccaaaatctgaaatgcttctggctccaagcatttcagataagagatACTCAATCTGTAGATGCAACAGACACTGTACAGACACCAAGCTAAAAATGCCTACTATTGGGCCATTTCCAGAAACAAGTTTGCTGAAACCTCACTAAAAGTGACAGAACTAAAGAAGAGGAGGATATTGATGGCTGAGTATTAGTTTGTGTGAGCAACAATGTGAAGATAAAAGCTGAAACACAAATATTTTGgggttcatttatttaatatagaattatatatCTGAGAACTGGGGCTATAAAGTATTTTTGACTGTTACTCTAATATTCAATAAATTCACAGTAGCTGCTACTATTAACTTACAAAGGACTCAGGAATTGAGCAGAATTGTTGTGCAGAACATAATCATGGTCCTCGGATCTTTCCTACTGTCTGCCGATGCATTAGAAACAAATGTGGTATTCTCCTAGTAAgttgtgttaatttttctttcactatttttgttgttaagtttgtctattcatttatttaatgaataatgTTTGAGTACTCACTATGTGTCATGGATTGTGTTAGGTACTATTCTGGACATGTTCAAAATCTGCAAAGCATCCCTCTCCTCATGAAGCTTACATGTTCTTGGAGGCTTCCAagacagtaaatatatatttaaaagcagtGGTATGGAGACAGGTACAAAAAAAAGGTAATAGAAAGTTGAGGtggggctgggtgccatggctcacacttgtaatcccagcactttggaaggctgaggcggtcagattacctgagatcaggagttcgagaccagcctgaccaacatggagaaacctcatctctaccaaaaatacaaaattagctgggaggggtggagcatgcctgtaatcccagctactagggagtctgaggcaggagaatcacctgaacctgggaggcagaggttgtggtgagccaagatcatgccattgcagcctgggcaacaggagtgaaactctgtctcaaaaaaaaaaaaaaaaacaaagttgaggTTGGGCAGCACAACCTGAGGTAAGGGTCAGCAAGGAAGCCCTCACTGAAGGAGATGGTATTTGAGACAACAACAGAAAGAAGTAAGGTCATATGTGTTACAGGTTCTGGGGGAATGAGTTCAGTGGGCAGAGTTGAGATAGTTCGTCCATGGATCCGTGAAGCAGCCACTGTGATAGTAGCAGACAAGCAAAGGGAGTGCAATAAGAGATGAGATCAGAGAGGAAGTGGAGGACAAAGTCCTGGCACAATTTGCTAGTTATTTCAAAGACTTCAGCTTTTGCTCTGAGTCAGGAGGATGTTCAATTGAGGAGTGATATGACTTATGTTTTAACGGGGTCCTTCGGGCTCCTGTGCTGAGAATAATCACAAGGAAGCTACGGACAGAAACAAGGGAATTACTCAGGAGCTTACTGCGCCATCCCAGACTAGGATGATAGCAGTGGAGGTAGGATGCACAGGTTAGATTTTGGTTACATTGTAAAAATGGGGCTGATATAATTTGCTAATGTGTCAGATATGTGGTTTGAGACAAAGATGGGAGTCAAGGTTAATTTCAGGGTATCTGACAGCTGGAAAGATGGTGTCCTCATCAACTGAGATGGGACAGAAAACAGCCGATTTGGAAGGGATTGTGAAGAGCCCATTGTTACAAGTTAGGCTGGAGGTTTGTTTTGTATGTTCAGATGCTGATGTCGAGTAGGTAGCAAAATGGATGAGACTGGACTGAGAAGGTGAGATCCAGGCCAGAGGTGCAGacttgggttttatatttaaattcctgagattaaatgaaattataggggagaaaagaaatctttttccTCTATATTCTCAGGTTCTTTGGCTGGGTCACTGTAGAGTgacaaaaaagaattaacaagagtgaaacaaacagaaaattattaaCTTGTGCGTCACACATGTACATGGGAAAACTCAATGATGAGTAACTTAGAGGTCATTAGAATTTATGGTGTTTTTACCCAACATAgtaggaaaaagggaagggaataAAGGGCACTTGGGAAAAACAAATGCCTTTTGTGAAAACATACATGGGTCCTTTTGGAGCAGAATCAATGGCAGAGGTAATAGTCCTGTGACAATGATGGGTGTGTGCAGACTTTTCATCTCTAAGAAAATTAGGATTGTTACTGAGGAAGAGAATAATGACAATTGAGTTCTTTTGGGAGGTTCTGCTTTTAGGCAGATGGATATTTCAGGAACTCTGATgccttcagttcaaaatattctTAAACCAAAGTGGTATATTTCAGAGTGGCATATCCTGATCTCCTTCAAGCTCACCAACAGAAAGCAACGTAAGGATTGAGCCCTGGGCACCCTGGTGTGTGGAGACTGAAGTAATGACCATGAGCCAGTAAAGGAAGTGTCTAATTCGGGGTTCTAGAGACCAAAGAAAGCAAGCGTTTGTATCAGCAGAAAGTGGCAACTCTGTTGATTATGTCCAATACTTGACTCTTGTGCTTCAACTTAATgtatatctgttttctttctagaACAAAGAAAAACCTGTGCAAATGATGTTTAAGGAATCCGCTTTTAAAATGACCTATGTAAGGAAAATATCCAGCCAAATTCTAGTGCTTccctatgttgaacaggagttgAATATGATCATCATACTTCCCAGTGAAAACGCTGATTTGAAAATGGTAAGGAGTGTTTAAAGAATGCATTTCATCATAGTAAAGGTTCTCACAAGCttttaaggaaaagagaaacctTGAAAATTTGTATTTACCAGTGTTTCCCTGAATTATTGGGCTAtatgcctttttctctttttgtgattACATCCAGTGGGATGGTGTTCTAAGTGTTGAACACAATTTAGAAAATACTCTTATGCTAGAACAGGCTCAGGTTGGAGCCAAACCAGGTCAGAGTTCAATGTCCTGCTTTACAAGTTAGAAATTTGTACTCTCTCAGGCTTATTCCTATGGAAGGTGGTGGCAGTACCTCCCTATGAGGAATGTGGCAGAATGCAAGGCATGGTGTATGAAATGCATTTGTTTCAATGCTCAGAGTATGCCATTGACTAATATTAGTAGtcttctccacaaccttgccccATTGTTGTGAGTCTGCTCTTTAGAAAGCAGTCATGTGGGGAGCAGCTGCTGTGACTCAGCATATTACCTAAGGATCTTGTTAGAAAGAAGATTCTGATTTTGTAGGACTGGAGTGGAGGagtctgagaatctgcatttccacCAAGTTCCTAGGAGATGCTGAGGCTGCTGGCCCCTGGACCACACTGAATAGCAAGGTTGTAGAGAGTCAATGAAAAATGTTACTTGGACAGTAATTTGAATTTTTAGCAAACGAATCCTTATGCTTGCAATGGATGAGTTGGAAGTGTCAAGAATGGAGACAGGTCAGAAAGGAGGTTGCTATGCTTTTCAGACAAAACATGacaagggaggcagagatggagtAAGGGCCAGATGAGAGAGAGATATGGGATTTTAAATTAACAGAAAATGATGAGGGATTTGTTGGAAGAAAGTTTGGATGGAGGAAAAGGCAAGTCTGAGAGGTCCTACCTCAACATGCTTCTGTTCAGGTACAACACCAAACTTTGTGAGAAGAGCCGTTCTCATGCAAATGTagtcaaattataaaattctgcCTCAGGGAAATGGTCTGACTTAGTTTCTGGAAATGAAGAGGCAAGTGCAGAAATATAAGATCAATTCATACGTGAATGGTTCAGCATTACTGTGCTGTCTTCCAGACATATGCAGTCCGATATGGCAGCCACTGGCCACCTGTAactatttacatttacattagttaaaattaaatacaattttaaaaataaagacttccTTTATACTACACACACTTCTAGTGCTCCGTAGCCATTTCGGCTCATGGCTATCACAGTTGGCACCGTGGCCACACATCATCAGCATCATAGCAGAAAATCGTACTGGGGCAACACTGATTTAGACCCTAAAACATCCAACACTCTTCTTCCAGGTTGAGAAAAAACTTTCTTATGAGAGATTCATAGAATGGACAAAGCCAGAAAAGATGGAAGCACGAGAGATGGAAGTTTTATTTCCTAGATTTAAACTGGAGGAATCTTACAACATGGCGGATGTCCTTCGCAGTATGGGCATGGTCGACGCCTTTGAACAGGACAGGGCAGACTTCTCAGGAATGTCGTCTAAGAAGGATCTGTACTTGTCCAGGGTCATGCACAAGTCCTTTGTGGAGGTCAATGAGGAAGGTACAGAAGCGGCAGCAGCTGCGGAAGACGAAATGGTTTACTGTTGCGCCAGTTACCGCCCCAGGTTCTGTGCAGACCATCCCTTCCTCTTCTTTATCCAGCACGTCAAAACCAATAGTATTCTCTTCTGTGGCCGATTTGCCTCTCCAGAAGACCATAGGTAGTCATTGGATATagcccttctctttcctctcagTGATCTACATTTCCTTTACTCTTTCAAGTGTGCCTGTGACCCAAAGTGACTTTATTATTGCAGCAGTCAAAAATGAGATATTAGGAAGCTAATTTGGAAATTCCTCGTTGAGAACtcttgtgtgtgtttgcatgttgAATGTTTTCTAGGGTCTTTATTTGATAGTCTCTGagaattttgtggtcactttgcAGGTAGTATCTACAACCACTCAGTCAAACCCCTCTGTTTGAAATGAGGTATTACCCACCTCCACTCCTCCACCAACACATTCCAACTGTCAGAGCTATTTGCCGTCCCCTCATTTTGTGTATGGTGACACCCTCACAGTCTGCtatgcttctgttttcttaagTACAAGAAGATATATgttgttttctgtcttctctgttcAATAGTATTGACATATATGGACCCATTTTTAATGAAACGGTAGAAAACGAAATGGAGAGTGTGGAGGAAGTATAGTGAGCAGGACTCAGAATTATCAGAAGCagtccagcatggtggctcacacctgtaaccaacactttgggaggctgaggtgggcaaatcacttgaggccaggagtttgagactagcttggccaaacatggtgaaagcccatctctactaaaaatacaaaaagtagctgggcatggtggcgtatgcttgtagtcctagcaacctgggaggctaagaaggcaggagaattgcttgaagctgggaggcggaggctccagtgagccgagatcatgccactgcactctagcctgagtgacagaacattctgtctcaaaaaaaaaaaaaaaaaaagagatgttcaGAATCGACTTCTATTCCAGAATTTTACCAGCTCTTCAGAAGCTGGCACAGAGGGTGAGAGAGGAGTTAACTGAGACCAGTGAAAATTCAGCCCTATTTCCCAGGTGTTTCTTacacccctctctctctctctttctctctccctccctccctccctccctccctctctctctctctctctctctctctttctttcttctttctttttgagatggagtttcactcctgttgcccaggctggagtgcaatggcacaatcttggctcaccgcaaacttcgcctcccagattcaagcgattctcctgcctctcctcccgagtagttgggatcataggcataggccaccatgctgggctaattttgtatttttagtagagacagaatttctccattttggttaggctggtcttaaactcctgacctcaggtgatctgcctgcctcagtctctcaaagtgctgggattacaggcatgagccaccccacccggctttctgttttattcataGTTTGCATTCACAGGGATCAGTGGGTCACAAGCCTATTCAAATGTATAACCATCCACTTCCTCTGAAAATTTACACTTGctaccaggaggcagagatgatTAGATATGTTCTATTCATGGTAATGTAGTTTGAGACAGCTTCATGGGTACACATCACATGGCtttctatattatttaaaatatgttttgaaaagcAAGCTAAGCTTTTTGTGGTCATTTGCGTTACAGGCTTAAAATGCAACTGTTGTGATGAGTGATAAGGGAACACACTGATGAGTTAGATTGAAGAGGGAGAGTTACATTGTTTTCTAGGGCACAGCTAAAAAGATTTATTCCATCAACCCCCTTGCAGCCAGAAAGACCCTGAGCCCTCAGAACTTCACAACCCATATTTTCATTCCATAACTGGCCCACTTTCCCCTCTGTACCCAAGCCAGCTACTTAGCTTCAGGGAGAGAACGGAACTGGGGATTACAAGGAAGCATCCACGTTGTATGTGTGCTGAGAGTGGAAAGAGAGAGTCTCAGAGGTTGCTGTTACTctcatttctcttcctcctctgcccaaCACTTGGActtgaaaagaaaacaggaaggtgGGGAGTAAACAGTCCATGTGATTCTTCCACTGCAGGGAGAGCCTCTGAGTGTTACAGACAGGGGCAGCTGGGTGGCGCCCTGTTCCTCAGGGAAAGACACGCCTCTTGGCACTGCCTTGAGGATAGTCCAGTCAAGTGGAGTAAGAGTTGGGAATGGGGACTATAAATGGAGAAGCCTCTAACTATCCAAGCAGGAGggtgtttctttttcctctttcctggaATGAGGATAATCAAATCATATTAATAGTGAATTACAAAATGAATGATAATGGTTTTATctgtaatagaaatataatgtaatCAGACTTTAGCCATGTAAATCATAAATCATAGAGAAAAACAATATGCATATTGTTCCTAGAGGAATGAATATGAATGTTTGTCTGTTGTATCTGAAGGGTTATCACTCaatattttaattctatcttGTAAGGCCTGAAATCCCTGTGCCGCTTGACATCTGTGGGCTTCTCAGTTTCTCAGAGGCCTGGCCATGTGGTCCCCTACTCTTGTTAGATATGTGTACTCTATTCACCCACTGAGCAGGAAGGCTCCTCACCCTTCTTAGCTCCCGGATCAGCCAGTCAGCTGTACCCCATCTGGGTCTCAACCTGGCTCATTCCCTACCAGCCTagaaaattattcaaacaagCCTGTCACACCTGGAGGAGCCTGGGTTCATCTCTTCCTCTTGTAGTACAAAGcctgcctcccacagcccctgctgGTTCACTCTGTTCCCAAATGCAGCTCTCCTGTGTCCCTGTAGGGCATGTGGTGTCCTCCCTCCCTGGATTGTGAGCAGATAGGCCTAATAAACTGCTGGCAATTTCATTGTCCTTGTCTCATGCTGTGTATCTGGTTATCTCCCACTACTTAGTGGGGGAGATCCGTCCTTCACCAACAAGGTGAATATGAGATGATCAAAATAACTACCCTTCCGTGAAAGgtccagcctcccaaataatgATTCCGTGTCTTTTGTGAAATTGCACTAAGACATTTCCATTACACTATGTAGTGTTTCTTGTAAGTATCCACAAAATGAATTCCATTTAGAATTGAGTTCTAGGAAAAAGTTGATCTCATCTCTTCAGAGATGTTTACTCCATTGAACATTTTACATAGATTATTTATCCTCAGGGATAATAAACTCGTGAGGAATCTGAGACtcagaagttaagtaactttaaCAAGTTCTTGTAGCTAGCAATGAGGTAGAACATGGATCCAATGTCTGGTAATGCGAAAAACTGGAAAGTTACTCAAACAAGCCTGGTACATCCGGGAGAGCCACAGGTAATCTCTTCCTCTTGTTATTGTGAAACTTGCCTGTATCAGCACCTACCAGAAGGGCAGCTGTCACCACAGTGCAGGAGGAGTATGGACCAGAAACCTGACTCCCTTTAATATGAAGTCAGATTTCTGTGGCTGTTCTCCCATTGGAAAAGCGGGAGTCAGAAACTTCCAAAAGCACATCATCCTGGACCCAGGGATGAGCACCTGGAATATGGACCTCAGGTCAGGTGCATCTGGGCTCTATGAACTCAGCAAGTGTTTCTACCTTCTCCAGGAGTTCTGGATGGAGGCCCCGAGAGCCTTTTCTCCTTCTGTGCATCAACAAACAGGAACTCTAAGGCTCTTGCATTCCTCTTTTCAAAGAGGGATGCAGGGCCACAGTTGTGAAGGAAGGGTCCAAAGCAGGGGATGGTTTGGAGGCTGAGAAGATGGGGGCTGTGCCTGCATGAAGTCCCCTCCAGAAGCTGATGTGGCTCTGCATGTGAAAGGTGGCCTTTCCTTTCCTGACTTGAAGCTTCTGTGTTGAAGGAGATGGAGGGGGCAGGGGACTGGAGGGAGGTTTCCAGTCCTCTGGGCTTTCTGCACAAGCTGATGTTGACCTGATATTCGCAGGCCATAGCATGGAACAGGCACATCTAGTGGCTGTTGGGGAATGCAGCACAAAATTCCTCTCCCTCCAATACTAGTGTTGATTTCAGAAGTagtcttctccctccctccttccctccctccctccctctgtccctccatccctctgtccctccctccctccctcccaccctctctctttctcgacacagagtattgctctgtcacccaggctagagcacagtggtgtgatttcagctcactgcaacctccagt
Encoded proteins:
- the LOC103787232 gene encoding serpin B6-like codes for the protein MDALSEANGTFALHLLKKLGENNSNNIFFSPLSISSALAMVFMGAKGNTAAQMSQALSFSKIGGEDVDIHQGFQSLLAEINRTDTQYLLRTANRLFGEKSYDFHTSFTDSCGKFYQAKIKQLDFLNDTEMSRTHINTWIAEKTEGRITEMLSPDSVDSWTKMILVNAIYFKGNWESQFVKDGTRKMPFKISKNKEKPVQMMFKESAFKMTYVRKISSQILVLPYVEQELNMIIILPSENADLKMVEKKLSYERFIEWTKPEKMEAREMEVLFPRFKLEESYNMADVLRSMGMVDAFEQDRADFSGMSSKKDLYLSRVMHKSFVEVNEEGTEAAAAAEDEMVYCCASYRPRFCADHPFLFFIQHVKTNSILFCGRFASPEDHR